The Ammoniphilus sp. CFH 90114 genome contains a region encoding:
- the pseI gene encoding pseudaminic acid synthase: MREINIAGKIIGSGHRPFIIAEMSGNHNQSLERALAIVEAAAKAGAHALKLQTYTADTMTLDISLGEFYIDDEDSLWKEHSLYELYQQAYTPWEWHKPIFNRCKELGLIAFSTPFDETAVDFLESLDVPCYKIASFENVDLPLIRKVASTGKPVIISTGMATVAELDEMVRTVRDAGCNQLVLLKCTSTYPASPEDSNILTIPHLRELFGCQVGLSDHTMGVGVAVASVALGATVIEKHFTLARSEGGVDAAFSMEPLEMEALVVETERAFQSLGRVSYGPGEKEKPSLKHRRSLYVAKDMKAGEVFTKENLRSIRPGLGLPPKYYDRLLGRKVSRDVSKGTPVTWELV, from the coding sequence ATGAGAGAAATAAATATTGCCGGAAAAATCATTGGTTCAGGTCACAGGCCTTTTATTATTGCAGAAATGTCAGGGAACCATAATCAGTCCCTTGAACGCGCCTTGGCAATTGTTGAGGCTGCGGCTAAGGCTGGAGCTCATGCGCTGAAGCTGCAAACCTATACGGCAGACACGATGACGCTGGATATTTCCCTAGGGGAATTTTATATTGATGATGAGGACAGCCTGTGGAAGGAGCATTCCTTATATGAGCTCTACCAACAAGCCTATACTCCCTGGGAATGGCATAAGCCCATTTTCAATCGTTGCAAGGAGCTAGGGTTGATCGCCTTCAGTACTCCGTTTGACGAAACAGCTGTAGATTTCTTGGAATCCTTAGATGTGCCTTGTTATAAGATTGCTTCTTTTGAAAATGTGGATCTTCCCCTAATTCGCAAGGTTGCTTCAACCGGGAAGCCTGTGATCATCTCTACTGGGATGGCAACGGTGGCGGAGCTGGATGAAATGGTTCGAACCGTACGTGATGCAGGATGCAATCAGTTGGTCCTCCTTAAATGTACAAGCACCTATCCGGCCTCACCAGAGGATAGCAACATTTTAACGATTCCTCATTTACGAGAGTTGTTCGGTTGTCAGGTTGGATTATCTGACCACACGATGGGAGTCGGAGTTGCTGTAGCCAGTGTCGCCTTAGGGGCAACTGTGATTGAGAAGCATTTCACCCTTGCTCGGAGTGAAGGAGGGGTAGATGCTGCCTTTTCCATGGAACCGTTGGAAATGGAGGCTCTGGTAGTTGAGACGGAACGGGCCTTTCAATCGCTGGGAAGGGTAAGCTACGGCCCAGGTGAAAAGGAAAAGCCTTCTTTAAAGCATCGCCGCTCGCTATATGTGGCAAAGGACATGAAGGCAGGTGAGGTATTTACAAAAGAAAATCTTCGAAGTATCCGCCCAGGCCTCGGGCTGCCACCTAAATATTACGATAGGCTGCTAGGCAGGAAAGTCAGCCGTGATGTCTCTAAAGGAACGCCAGTGACTTGGGAATTGGTATGA
- a CDS encoding DUF4910 domain-containing protein, whose amino-acid sequence MENREKELQQLDALFDRLFPICRSITGPGLRETLSILGEHLPLEVYGVPSGKEVFDWTIPPEWRIREAWLIGPQGQKIVNFGDSNLHVVNYSIPVNQRLSLDELKVHLYTIPHLPEAVPYVTSYYKRRWGFCLSHQEYERLESGEYHAYIDSELVDGELNFAHAILPGESDQEVLISSYVCHPSLANNELSGPLVATLLYKRLAGWKKRRYTYRFVFVPETIGSIAYLSEFGDQLKAKVAGGFVLTCLGGVKRLSYKLSRREQSPIDRVVKHLFGREKVLGSIRPFTPLHGSDERQYCSPGFNLPIGQMSRMVYGEYPGYHNSLDDKETMTIEALYQSVNELETILEAFEWEGMYINQSPYGEVKLDKHGLYPDMNSPLSMRLSSNEKIDGREQLNRILMILNYADGEHSLLDIAEKYGCSLLDLLPIVKLLKNKGLLLGPTTT is encoded by the coding sequence TTGGAGAACAGGGAGAAAGAACTACAACAGCTGGATGCCCTCTTCGACCGATTGTTTCCGATTTGTCGAAGCATTACAGGTCCTGGGCTGCGAGAGACCCTTTCCATTCTGGGTGAGCATTTGCCGCTAGAGGTATATGGCGTCCCTTCCGGGAAAGAGGTGTTTGACTGGACGATTCCTCCGGAATGGCGGATTCGCGAGGCTTGGCTGATAGGGCCGCAGGGACAAAAAATCGTGAATTTTGGGGATAGCAATCTTCATGTGGTCAATTACAGTATTCCTGTAAATCAGAGACTTTCATTGGATGAACTGAAAGTACATTTATACACGATTCCCCACCTGCCTGAGGCTGTTCCTTACGTCACTTCCTATTATAAGCGCCGTTGGGGGTTCTGTTTGTCACATCAAGAGTACGAACGGTTAGAGTCGGGGGAATATCATGCCTATATAGATAGTGAGCTAGTCGATGGGGAATTAAATTTTGCCCATGCCATTCTTCCGGGAGAAAGCGACCAAGAAGTGCTGATTAGCAGCTATGTGTGCCACCCTTCCCTGGCGAATAACGAATTAAGCGGGCCATTGGTCGCTACTCTGCTCTATAAGCGTTTAGCTGGTTGGAAGAAGCGCCGCTATACGTACCGCTTTGTTTTTGTACCGGAAACGATCGGCAGCATTGCGTATTTAAGCGAGTTTGGAGACCAGCTCAAGGCCAAGGTGGCAGGGGGTTTTGTATTGACCTGCCTGGGAGGGGTTAAGCGACTTAGCTACAAGCTCAGTCGGCGGGAACAGTCACCAATAGACCGGGTGGTCAAGCACCTATTTGGAAGAGAAAAGGTCTTGGGATCGATTCGGCCTTTTACCCCGCTTCACGGTTCAGATGAGCGCCAATACTGTTCGCCAGGCTTTAATTTGCCTATCGGACAAATGTCGAGGATGGTCTATGGGGAGTATCCAGGATATCATAATTCATTAGACGATAAAGAGACCATGACGATTGAAGCTCTTTATCAAAGTGTAAATGAATTGGAAACGATACTCGAAGCTTTTGAATGGGAAGGAATGTATATCAATCAAAGCCCATACGGAGAGGTCAAGCTAGACAAGCACGGACTCTATCCAGATATGAATTCCCCTCTTTCCATGAGGTTGTCCAGTAACGAAAAGATCGACGGTAGAGAGCAATTGAACCGCATTTTGATGATTCTCAATTATGCTGACGGGGAGCATTCTCTTTTGGATATTGCTGAAAAGTATGGGTGCAGCTTATTGGATTTGCTGCCTATCGTGAAACTGCTTAAGAATAAGGGCCTTTTGCTTGGGCCAACCACTACATAA
- a CDS encoding glycosyltransferase family 9 protein: protein MKELLIIRSVSLQQLDKNLPVIKELFPDHRINLLAHEHGVKLVEKYRDIDRVYVYPFKGSFSAKQPVNELKSKEFDAIIVPVGNLTGAGFHNVLEFSLTLNGKKRWMCNLVSELRELSPLQIQTRRWKNSLYAGLSTLLTSVISLFLLPVLPWLLKRLEKK, encoded by the coding sequence ATGAAAGAGTTATTGATCATCCGATCTGTCAGCTTGCAGCAGCTGGATAAAAATTTACCCGTGATAAAAGAGCTGTTTCCTGATCATCGGATTAACCTTTTGGCTCATGAGCATGGGGTGAAGCTGGTGGAAAAATATAGGGACATTGACCGGGTATATGTGTACCCTTTTAAAGGGAGCTTTAGTGCCAAGCAGCCAGTAAATGAGCTAAAGTCTAAGGAGTTCGATGCAATTATCGTTCCAGTCGGTAACTTAACAGGGGCAGGCTTTCATAATGTGCTCGAATTCTCTTTGACTTTGAATGGGAAAAAGCGATGGATGTGCAACCTGGTTTCCGAATTGAGGGAATTGAGCCCCCTACAAATACAAACCCGGAGATGGAAGAATAGTTTATATGCAGGATTGTCCACTCTTCTGACATCTGTAATATCGCTGTTTCTGCTCCCCGTATTGCCTTGGCTTCTAAAGCGCTTGGAAAAAAAATAA
- a CDS encoding dTDP-glucose 4,6-dehydratase, giving the protein MNVLVTGGAGFIGRWVVKRLLDDGQAVWVLDDLSNGRKENLDEFVDHPNFREFIVGDIKNEKLLDELFEKNQFRICYHLGASINVQDSIDDPRTTFNNDTLGTFYVLEQCRKKLVKIVFMSTCMVYERSMAEQGITELHPTKPASPYAGAKIAAENMALSYYCAYGLPVTVVRPFNTYGPFQKTGGEGGVVAIFIRNQLKGDPLKIYGEGTQTRDLLYVEDCARFVVESGYSDQVNGEIVNAGLGRDISVNELADLISEGQVLIEHVPHIHPQSEIQKLLCNYQKAEKLLGWKPTVDLEEGIRRTREWIRTSHLM; this is encoded by the coding sequence ATGAATGTGTTAGTAACAGGTGGAGCCGGCTTTATTGGGCGCTGGGTGGTCAAGCGCTTGTTGGATGATGGCCAAGCGGTCTGGGTGCTGGACGACTTGTCTAATGGCCGGAAAGAAAACCTAGATGAGTTTGTTGACCACCCGAATTTTAGAGAATTCATTGTAGGCGATATTAAAAACGAAAAATTGCTGGACGAGCTGTTTGAAAAGAACCAATTTCGCATTTGCTATCATCTTGGTGCTTCAATCAATGTGCAAGATTCCATTGATGATCCCCGCACGACCTTTAACAATGACACGCTGGGTACTTTTTATGTCTTGGAGCAGTGCCGTAAAAAACTGGTAAAGATCGTGTTCATGAGCACTTGTATGGTTTATGAAAGATCCATGGCAGAACAAGGAATTACTGAGCTTCATCCAACCAAACCAGCATCCCCTTATGCGGGTGCCAAGATTGCCGCTGAAAATATGGCCTTATCCTATTATTGCGCTTACGGATTGCCAGTAACCGTCGTGCGTCCATTCAACACCTATGGTCCATTTCAAAAAACGGGGGGAGAAGGTGGAGTGGTCGCTATCTTTATCCGGAATCAACTGAAAGGGGATCCGTTGAAGATCTACGGTGAAGGAACTCAAACTCGTGATTTGCTTTATGTGGAGGATTGCGCAAGGTTCGTTGTAGAGTCTGGCTATTCAGACCAGGTCAATGGAGAAATTGTCAATGCCGGCTTGGGACGGGATATCAGCGTGAACGAGCTGGCTGATTTAATCTCGGAGGGTCAAGTTCTGATTGAACATGTTCCGCACATCCATCCGCAAAGCGAAATACAGAAACTTCTATGTAACTATCAAAAGGCGGAAAAGTTGTTGGGTTGGAAGCCTACAGTGGATTTGGAAGAAGGAATTCGCCGCACAAGAGAATGGATACGCACAAGCCATCTGATGTAG
- the glf gene encoding UDP-galactopyranose mutase — MFDSIIVGAGFAGSVLAERMASELNQKVLIIEKRSHIGGNAYDTYNSHGVLVHEYGPHIFHTKVKEVWEYLSRFTDWYLYHHQVLGVIDGKQVPIPFNLETLYALLPNSLAQSLEQKLIKQFGYNVKVPILKLREAEDEDLRFLADYVYEKVFLHYTSKQWGWKPDELDPAVTGRVPVYISKDHRYFQDPYQGMPKEGYTKLFQRMLGHPNIKVLLNTDYREVLDIDYATQSIHLFGQPFYGKLIYTGKIDEFFDYRFGELPYRSLRFEFETVQKTSYQSVGTVNYPNDYSFTRITEFKHLTGQEHQATTIVREYPQAYLRDMPGQDVPYYPVPREENQQLYKQYKALAKDFKQVLFVGRLAEYRYYDMDAVVARALRLFEERVKVEL, encoded by the coding sequence ATGTTCGATAGTATTATTGTAGGCGCGGGATTTGCTGGCTCTGTGTTGGCGGAAAGAATGGCTAGCGAATTGAATCAAAAAGTTCTGATCATCGAGAAAAGAAGCCATATTGGCGGCAATGCCTATGATACCTACAATTCACACGGTGTACTCGTTCATGAATACGGCCCCCATATTTTCCATACGAAGGTGAAAGAGGTTTGGGAGTATCTGTCGAGGTTTACGGATTGGTATTTGTATCATCACCAAGTCCTGGGTGTGATCGATGGTAAACAAGTTCCGATTCCGTTTAATCTAGAAACGCTTTATGCCTTGTTGCCAAATTCCTTGGCTCAATCACTGGAGCAAAAGCTTATTAAGCAATTCGGGTATAATGTAAAAGTGCCCATTCTGAAGCTACGTGAAGCGGAAGATGAGGATTTGCGGTTTTTAGCCGATTATGTTTATGAGAAGGTATTTTTACATTACACCTCGAAGCAATGGGGCTGGAAGCCGGATGAGCTGGATCCGGCTGTAACAGGAAGAGTGCCTGTTTATATTTCAAAAGACCATCGTTATTTCCAGGATCCTTACCAGGGAATGCCTAAGGAGGGCTATACGAAGCTATTCCAGCGAATGCTGGGGCATCCGAATATTAAGGTATTGCTTAACACGGACTACCGCGAAGTATTGGATATTGATTACGCTACTCAATCTATTCATCTATTTGGCCAGCCTTTCTACGGTAAGCTTATCTATACCGGAAAGATTGATGAGTTCTTCGATTATCGATTTGGCGAGTTGCCGTATCGTTCCCTTCGTTTTGAATTTGAAACAGTCCAGAAGACATCCTATCAATCTGTGGGGACAGTGAACTATCCAAACGATTATTCTTTTACTCGGATTACCGAATTTAAGCATTTGACCGGGCAAGAACATCAGGCAACCACGATTGTCAGAGAGTATCCTCAGGCCTACTTAAGGGACATGCCTGGGCAAGATGTACCCTACTATCCGGTCCCACGAGAAGAAAATCAACAGTTGTATAAACAATATAAAGCATTGGCTAAGGACTTCAAACAAGTTTTGTTCGTTGGTCGACTGGCTGAATATCGCTATTATGATATGGATGCGGTGGTTGCACGGGCACTGCGGCTGTTTGAAGAAAGGGTTAAGGTGGAATTATGA
- the pseC gene encoding UDP-4-amino-4,6-dideoxy-N-acetyl-beta-L-altrosamine transaminase gives MDKLALFGGRPVRETFLPYGSQWVDEEDIEAVTKILRSPFLTQGPEIDKFEQAIADISGARYAVAFSNGTAALHGACFAAGIEPGDEVITSPLTFVASSNCVLYQGGTPIFADVDERTYLLDIAKVRERITPRTKALIPVDFAGQPVDMRAYKNLSKEYNLVYIQDAAHSLGASFSGDPVGAVADMTMFSFHPVKPVTTAEGGVIVTNSEEFYEKLRLFRSHGITRDASKLEMEAEGPWYYEMQSLGYNYRMTDLQAVLGSSQLAKLEQFIERRREIAKRYDEAFVELEELGLLRRPYQHLYSKSGWHLYVIQLGLDRLTADRRTVFEALRAENIGVNVHYIPIYRQPYYQRLGYPLGTCPKTDAVYERMITLPLFPKMSKQDICDVILAVKKVVGYFSESN, from the coding sequence TTGGATAAATTAGCGCTTTTTGGAGGTCGTCCGGTGCGGGAGACCTTTCTGCCTTATGGAAGCCAGTGGGTGGATGAGGAGGATATCGAGGCTGTTACGAAAATCCTAAGAAGTCCTTTCCTTACGCAGGGACCAGAAATTGATAAATTTGAACAAGCCATCGCAGATATCAGTGGGGCGAGGTATGCTGTCGCTTTTTCTAACGGAACGGCTGCTTTACATGGAGCCTGCTTTGCTGCGGGAATTGAGCCAGGAGACGAGGTCATTACAAGTCCGTTGACGTTTGTGGCGAGTAGTAATTGTGTCCTTTATCAAGGAGGAACCCCTATATTTGCTGATGTCGACGAAAGAACATACTTGCTGGATATTGCAAAAGTACGAGAAAGGATTACCCCACGTACTAAGGCGTTAATCCCTGTCGATTTTGCTGGGCAGCCCGTCGATATGAGAGCGTATAAGAACTTATCTAAAGAATATAACCTAGTGTACATCCAGGATGCGGCTCATTCCTTAGGGGCTTCCTTCTCAGGTGATCCGGTGGGTGCCGTGGCGGACATGACGATGTTCAGCTTCCACCCGGTCAAACCTGTTACGACCGCGGAGGGTGGAGTGATTGTCACGAATTCTGAAGAATTCTATGAAAAGCTGCGTCTTTTCCGTTCACACGGAATCACGAGAGATGCGTCTAAGCTAGAGATGGAGGCAGAAGGCCCTTGGTATTATGAGATGCAGTCCTTAGGATACAACTACCGGATGACCGATCTACAGGCTGTTCTAGGATCCTCACAGCTAGCCAAGCTGGAACAATTTATCGAGAGAAGAAGAGAGATTGCAAAACGATACGATGAAGCATTTGTCGAGCTGGAAGAGCTAGGTCTATTACGGCGCCCTTATCAGCATCTCTATTCTAAATCAGGTTGGCATCTTTATGTTATTCAGCTAGGGTTGGATCGTCTTACAGCGGATCGGAGAACAGTGTTTGAAGCACTGCGCGCAGAAAATATTGGGGTGAATGTTCACTATATTCCGATCTATAGACAGCCTTATTACCAAAGGTTAGGGTATCCACTTGGAACCTGCCCTAAGACCGATGCCGTCTATGAAAGGATGATTACTCTCCCTCTATTTCCAAAGATGAGTAAACAAGACATTTGTGATGTAATTTTGGCCGTAAAAAAAGTGGTGGGTTATTTTTCTGAATCCAATTAA
- a CDS encoding flagellar protein FlaG yields the protein MMSIGPIVSNSSHFRSLPETGTRIVSSSDNPPASDAVASGKKEEMGGNALPQKQKEAKLEDEKEREQTQQSINKILDGLNTGLALKFHEKSGEWYAVLENKVTREVVKEVPPKHVLDLEAKLKDMIGVFLDKKV from the coding sequence ATGATGTCCATTGGTCCTATAGTTTCAAACAGTAGTCATTTTCGAAGCTTACCAGAGACAGGTACTCGTATAGTCTCATCGTCAGACAACCCTCCGGCCTCCGACGCTGTCGCTTCAGGTAAGAAGGAAGAGATGGGGGGAAATGCCCTCCCACAAAAACAGAAAGAAGCGAAGTTGGAGGATGAAAAAGAACGAGAGCAAACTCAACAGTCTATTAACAAGATATTGGACGGCCTAAACACAGGATTAGCTTTAAAATTTCACGAAAAAAGCGGAGAGTGGTATGCCGTTTTGGAAAATAAGGTGACCCGGGAAGTGGTAAAGGAAGTGCCACCTAAGCATGTTTTGGACTTGGAGGCCAAATTGAAGGATATGATCGGAGTATTTTTAGATAAAAAGGTTTAG
- a CDS encoding GNAT family N-acetyltransferase: MRYRCLSQQQFSIEPYTVVPIREEDILLIKEWRNEQMEVLRQNAKLTDEGQKRYYVEAIKPSFDHENPRLILFSYLRDNQCIGYGGLTNVDWAAKRAEISFLLDTARTHAVEQYQVDFAVFLELMKQVAFRDIGLNRLFTETFDIRPHHLAVIEKAGFCLEGRMKQHAWADSRLVDSLIHGYLKEYYNAKK, encoded by the coding sequence ATGCGTTACCGATGTTTAAGCCAGCAACAATTTTCAATCGAACCTTATACAGTTGTCCCCATCCGAGAAGAAGATATTCTTCTGATTAAAGAATGGCGTAATGAACAGATGGAGGTATTAAGGCAAAATGCGAAGCTGACCGATGAAGGACAGAAAAGGTATTATGTGGAAGCGATTAAACCTTCATTTGACCACGAGAACCCACGACTGATTTTGTTTAGTTATCTGCGAGATAATCAGTGCATCGGCTATGGTGGGCTAACTAATGTGGATTGGGCAGCGAAAAGGGCGGAAATCTCCTTTCTCCTCGATACAGCACGAACTCATGCTGTAGAGCAGTATCAGGTGGATTTTGCTGTTTTTCTGGAGTTAATGAAACAGGTAGCATTTAGAGATATTGGTTTGAATCGCCTCTTTACAGAAACGTTTGATATCCGCCCGCATCATTTGGCCGTGATTGAGAAAGCAGGATTTTGTCTGGAAGGGCGAATGAAACAGCACGCTTGGGCGGATAGCAGACTGGTGGATTCGTTAATACATGGCTATTTAAAGGAGTATTACAATGCTAAAAAATAA
- a CDS encoding NAD-dependent epimerase/dehydratase family protein: MLKNKRVFVSGGAGVIGQALVERLHQQGAILMVGDLKPRPSHWPGIIRYWQGDLNFISKDELEDFAPEYFFHLAATFERSVETWEFWAENDHHNVRLSHHLMTCLKDRPSLTKVIFASSYLIYDPEQYQFPDPAQTAYRLQESDVIYPRNLCGVAKLLHEIELRFLQGFDATGFDTVSARIFRVYGKNSKDVISRWIRSLLQGKELQVYNKEGMFDYIYAEDVAEGLIRLAESKATGVVNLGNDRARRVEEVLEVLRKHFPDMKTIEGTMDIPYEASQANMEYFKSLTGWTPTRQLENAIPEMIEFEKRKMVQTDESLPSRHILVTSISKKVPLLQAVRHASKKRGGSVQIFGADLNEDCIGRHFVDGFWSMPRIEELSIDHLVEYCKQNRIGQIIPTRDGELPFFACHKQELLEQGIHVMISEVEAIQSCLDKLAFYERLQSCYPIIPTSREIKDMGEEAFVVKERFGAGSLSIGLNLTREQALEHAQGLSEPIFQPYIKGEEYSVDLYVDQKRKTKGVVVRKRKLVVQGESQITVTCRHPELEELCSSLVEGLQLYGHIVMQVMIDAEGKPHIIEINPRFGGASTLSLAVGLDSFTWFLLEANGQSLDDYPFLRQEGEKKMVRYAHDLLMNVKGD, encoded by the coding sequence ATGCTAAAAAATAAAAGGGTTTTTGTAAGCGGAGGAGCTGGGGTTATCGGCCAAGCGTTGGTCGAGCGGCTGCACCAGCAAGGAGCGATCCTAATGGTGGGGGATCTGAAGCCCCGTCCCAGCCATTGGCCTGGGATAATCCGCTATTGGCAAGGGGATCTGAACTTTATTTCGAAGGATGAACTGGAGGATTTTGCTCCTGAGTACTTTTTTCATCTGGCGGCTACCTTTGAACGTTCGGTCGAAACCTGGGAGTTTTGGGCTGAAAATGACCACCATAACGTGCGGCTGAGCCATCACTTGATGACTTGCCTCAAGGATCGTCCTTCTTTAACGAAGGTCATTTTTGCGTCCAGCTATCTGATTTATGATCCTGAGCAGTATCAATTTCCTGACCCTGCCCAAACAGCCTATCGGCTGCAGGAGTCAGATGTGATTTATCCTCGCAACCTGTGTGGCGTGGCTAAGCTATTGCACGAAATTGAGCTCCGCTTCCTTCAGGGGTTTGATGCAACGGGATTCGATACGGTTAGTGCCCGTATTTTTCGGGTTTATGGAAAAAATTCTAAGGATGTCATCTCGCGTTGGATCCGATCCCTTCTTCAAGGCAAGGAGCTGCAGGTCTACAATAAAGAAGGAATGTTTGATTATATTTACGCCGAGGATGTAGCAGAAGGTCTCATTAGACTGGCTGAAAGCAAGGCTACAGGCGTGGTGAATTTGGGCAATGACAGGGCCCGTAGAGTAGAGGAAGTGCTCGAGGTTCTGCGCAAGCACTTCCCTGACATGAAAACGATAGAAGGAACCATGGATATTCCATATGAGGCCTCACAGGCCAATATGGAATATTTTAAAAGTCTGACGGGCTGGACTCCGACCAGACAACTAGAAAATGCCATTCCGGAAATGATTGAGTTCGAAAAGAGAAAAATGGTTCAGACGGATGAGTCGCTGCCATCTCGACATATTCTAGTAACCAGCATTTCAAAAAAAGTTCCGTTACTGCAGGCGGTGAGACACGCAAGCAAGAAACGAGGAGGCTCAGTTCAAATCTTCGGAGCGGACCTTAATGAAGACTGTATTGGTCGGCATTTTGTAGATGGATTCTGGTCTATGCCTCGTATTGAAGAGCTTTCTATTGATCACTTGGTAGAGTACTGCAAACAAAATCGAATTGGTCAGATTATCCCGACCAGGGATGGAGAACTTCCTTTCTTTGCCTGCCATAAACAGGAGCTCCTCGAGCAGGGTATCCATGTCATGATTTCAGAGGTAGAAGCAATCCAAAGTTGCTTGGACAAGTTAGCGTTCTATGAGCGGCTTCAGTCTTGCTATCCCATTATTCCTACCTCTAGGGAAATCAAAGACATGGGAGAGGAAGCCTTTGTAGTAAAGGAGAGATTTGGTGCGGGTTCTCTTAGCATAGGCCTAAATCTGACGAGAGAACAGGCACTTGAACACGCCCAAGGTTTGTCTGAACCAATTTTTCAGCCCTATATTAAGGGAGAAGAGTATAGTGTGGATCTGTATGTTGACCAGAAAAGGAAAACCAAAGGTGTTGTCGTTCGGAAACGAAAGCTTGTGGTGCAGGGGGAATCTCAAATTACTGTTACCTGCCGCCATCCTGAACTCGAAGAGCTCTGCTCCAGCTTGGTGGAGGGCCTACAGCTATACGGGCATATTGTTATGCAGGTTATGATCGACGCGGAAGGAAAGCCGCACATCATTGAAATTAATCCGCGTTTCGGCGGTGCGTCGACGTTGAGCTTGGCTGTAGGATTGGACAGTTTTACATGGTTCTTGCTCGAGGCCAATGGACAATCCTTGGATGACTATCCATTCCTCCGACAGGAAGGAGAAAAGAAGATGGTTCGATATGCGCATGATTTGCTCATGAACGTGAAAGGGGATTGA
- a CDS encoding formyltransferase family protein: MKVILLTGSHPRHLFIAKSLYKSGFLQGLLLEQREDFTPAPPDGLNESDRRNFLRHFRDRDEAEYRMFGEQHDIAAFHGVPVHETSSEQLNSLPVRNWIVGQRADIVLSYGIHKLSDDLLEVMPEQAWNIHGGLSPWYRGAITLFWPFYFLQPNWAGMTIHKLSSRLDAGDILHHSVPELMRGDGIHDVACRAVWQVAQDLLKILDKVKGGEAVKAVPQKSSGKLFLARDWTPQHLRLIYDTFDNDIVDRFLDGDLGYQEPPLVRAF, encoded by the coding sequence ATGAAAGTCATTTTATTAACCGGGTCGCATCCGCGACACTTATTTATTGCCAAAAGCTTATACAAATCAGGATTTCTTCAGGGGTTGCTCCTTGAACAGCGGGAGGATTTTACTCCAGCTCCGCCGGACGGTTTAAATGAATCCGATCGAAGAAATTTTCTTCGTCATTTTCGTGACCGAGATGAGGCAGAGTACCGTATGTTTGGAGAGCAACACGACATCGCTGCATTCCATGGCGTTCCTGTTCACGAAACATCTTCTGAACAACTCAATAGTTTGCCTGTGAGAAATTGGATTGTAGGCCAGCGAGCTGATATTGTATTGAGCTATGGCATACACAAGCTTTCCGATGATCTCCTGGAAGTGATGCCCGAGCAGGCTTGGAACATCCATGGCGGTCTCTCTCCTTGGTATAGGGGGGCGATTACGCTCTTTTGGCCGTTTTATTTTCTGCAGCCGAATTGGGCGGGGATGACCATTCATAAACTAAGCTCAAGACTGGACGCAGGGGATATCCTCCATCATTCTGTTCCCGAATTAATGCGGGGAGATGGCATTCACGATGTGGCTTGCCGGGCAGTTTGGCAGGTAGCTCAAGATTTATTGAAGATCTTGGACAAGGTGAAAGGGGGAGAAGCTGTTAAGGCAGTTCCTCAAAAATCCAGCGGAAAGCTTTTTCTCGCCCGGGATTGGACACCGCAGCATCTGCGCTTGATTTATGATACTTTTGACAATGATATCGTCGATCGGTTTCTTGACGGGGACTTGGGCTATCAAGAGCCCCCCCTTGTTCGAGCTTTTTAG
- a CDS encoding NTP transferase domain-containing protein, whose protein sequence is MKTIIIIQARMGSTRLPGKVLRPLGTTDVLSYVVARCQAVEKVSEVIVATSTLPEDEAIEQWCREKKVSCFRGSQDDVLLRYIECARERQPDYVIRVTSDCPFIDYHLMEQIMETMEKHPSDLVRVEGELPRGLVSEMFSFQALNYIHQHGYEPRHREHVTYYAYEYPEKFQAASFEAPRSMRYPQFRITLDTSEDYAMLQEVANHFADDMLVCAQKVVDFLRDHPEVAKINVHIEQKPVV, encoded by the coding sequence ATGAAAACCATTATCATCATTCAAGCGCGCATGGGCTCAACCCGCCTGCCAGGTAAGGTACTTAGACCATTGGGAACAACCGATGTCTTGTCCTATGTGGTAGCTCGTTGTCAGGCGGTTGAAAAGGTATCTGAAGTGATTGTAGCGACCTCAACGCTGCCGGAGGATGAGGCGATTGAACAGTGGTGTAGAGAAAAAAAGGTTTCATGCTTTCGGGGCTCTCAGGATGATGTGCTTTTGAGATATATTGAATGCGCTAGAGAGAGGCAGCCAGATTATGTTATTCGCGTAACAAGCGATTGTCCTTTCATTGATTACCATCTGATGGAGCAGATTATGGAAACCATGGAGAAGCATCCTTCAGATCTCGTAAGAGTAGAGGGAGAGCTGCCGAGGGGACTCGTTTCTGAAATGTTTTCTTTCCAAGCATTGAATTATATCCACCAGCACGGCTATGAACCGCGCCACCGTGAGCACGTTACCTATTACGCTTACGAATACCCAGAGAAATTTCAAGCTGCTTCCTTCGAAGCACCCAGGTCTATGCGATATCCCCAATTCCGAATTACGCTAGATACTTCGGAGGATTATGCCATGCTGCAGGAGGTGGCCAATCATTTTGCTGATGATATGCTTGTTTGTGCGCAAAAGGTTGTCGACTTCCTGCGGGATCATCCAGAAGTGGCCAAAATCAATGTCCATATTGAGCAAAAGCCTGTGGTCTAA